A window of [Clostridium] innocuum genomic DNA:
GTTTATTCTTATCATCAGCTCATCATATGGAGCTGTCGCAAAATCTGTCACATCCAGCTGCAGGGTCGTACCCAGTGCAAAGGTTCCATATCCCCGGCAGGTACAGCGCTGTATGAATTCATCATGATCCAGCAGATTGTCCGCTTCCTCATGACATTTCAGACAGATACCCTTATGATATTTCTTTAGGATATGCCCGAGGTGACGGGAGGTGTCCAAATCCCGTTTTTTCTGCCTTTCAAATAGAACATCCAGATCGGCAATCATGCGAATCGTAATAATCTGTACATGATGCTTATCACAGACCTCCTGCAGCTGATCATGCTGCTTATAGCTGAACGGATAATCGCTGAGAAGACTGATTCCCCGTGTGAATTTCCACTCCATTCTATGATAGTATTCTACCCAGCTTTTCTGAATCAGCTCTTCCTTTTCCTGTTCATTGCGGAAACCGTAGGCATCCCAGAACTCTTCCTTGATCTCATCCGGTGATAAAATTTCAAAACCGGTAAACTGCTTCATTAACAGCTCTGCCAGATAGCTTTTACCCGTACCGGGATAGCCGGCAAGCAAAATCAGTGTCTGCTTCATGAACGAACCTCCTGTTATATGGCAAGCTCAATCTCCAGATGGTAGGTATCTGCACGATAATAGGTACAGACACATTCCCTTGGATGATTATCCTTATCAAAGGATATGCGGCGTATATAAAGCAGCGGACTGCCGACAGCAATGTGCAGCAGCTCTGCCATTTCTTTGTCTGCCAGAATGGAATAGATTTTCTGCTTGGCAAAGGACCATTGAATCTGATAGGCATTGGAAAGAAAGACACGCAGAGATTCTTTCGAAAAATCATGCTCCATGACTTCCGGTACAAAGGACTGCTCGAAATAATTGATTTCCAGATAGAACGGCTCCTCCCCCGCATAGCGTACACGCTTTATGCGAATGATATCACAATCATCAGATAGCTGAAGACACTCCGCGATATCCTTGGGCGCTTTCATTACTTTTTGATTGATCATTCGTTTTACGGCGATAACTTGATCCACTCTGTTTTTCCTTGTATAGCGGACTACGCGCTGTGGTGATGTATTGGGCTGTGCCGATATGACAAAGGTTCCGTACCCGCGCTTCTTACTGACAAGCCCGTCATTGGCAAGCATCTCCATCGCTTTCCGTGCGGTTGCCCGAGATACATGATAGGTATTCATCAGCTCGCTCTCCGCCGGTATGATGCAGCCTACAGGATATTTACCGCTGATGATGTCCTGAAACAGAAGATTATACAGCTGATAATACAGCTGTTGTCTTCCACTGAAATCCAATGCACCCATGATGATCCCTCCTCATTCTACTGCCTTTTTAATCCATCCATTCTCCGCCTGTCAGATTGATGGACTGCCCTGTCAGATAAGCGGAATTATCTGTCAGCAGAAATACTGCCGCATTGATAACGTCCTGAAGATCAACCAGACGATGCATCGGGATATTCTTTTTGAAATACGGCATGACCTCTTCCGGATCAATGCTCTTCTTCTGTGCATATTCATATTTCAGCTTTTCCCACATTTCCGTGTATACAATTCCCGGACATATGGAATTTACACGTATATTGCGATCCGCAAATTCCTTTGCAATGGACTGTGTCAGTCCCTGCACACCAAACTTGCTTGCACAGTATACGGTCTGCCATGCGCTTGCCTTCTTACCGGACAGGGAGGACATGTTCAATATGGTTCCCCCACCATGCTTCAGCATTTTTTCAATCGCAACCTGACAGCACAGGAAGGTAGCCTTCAGGTTGACATTGATTGTCAAATCCCACAGTTCCTCACTGCTTTTCAGAAACGGTACCATTTTGCTTACACCGGCGGAATTGATCCAGGATGTGATAGCTCCCAGCTCCTGCTCTACTTCATCGGCAGCAGTCAGAACCACCTGCTTGTCTGTAACATCAACTTTTTTATAAACTGCTTTTCCATTTGCGTCCGTGATACTGTCCGCAACAGCCGATCCTCTTGCTTCATCCAGATCAAGGATTGCGATACCGGCACCTCTTTCCGCAAAATCCTTCGCCATGGCAGCGCCCATACCACTGCCGCCTCCCGTAATTACGATTACGCTTCCTTCCATACCTTCATGATTCATATCTATCCACCATCACTCTCTATTTTCTACTTCAGATATTCCTTAACACTTACCGGTTTATCCTGCGGCATCACCTGTATGAAGACATTTACATTCTTCTCCAATAATTCAGAGAACGCCTTATTTTCCTCAGGACTTGTTGAGATATTCTTATACAGCACACTTCGATCAGCTCGGGCACCCATGCCTCCGACATCCACTTCCTCAATGGTAATGCCGTGATCTACCAGATAGTTTAATGCTTCCGGCCCCTTGACCAGCAGAATCGTCGGTGCGTCCAGTCCCTGCTCAAAGAACTGCACACCTTCTTCCTTGGTGAAGATTCCTATTGCGATTTCTTCCGGTATTGCCATCTCCAGCACCTCGATCATATACTCATCATTCGCTGTTCCGTCATCCACGATTACCACCTGATCCGCTTTTCTGTTCTTGATCCAGGCAGTCATCACCTGTCCGTGAATCAGACGGTCATCGATTCTTGTTAATACTAAGTTTTGCACGTTGTTTTTTCTCTCCTTTCTTGAATACCGTTGTCTTTACGCCAACTGTACTCGATATGCCTGCTTTATCCGCAAGCTCCTCCAGCGTTGTTTCTTCGCTGCGCTCCAATGCAAGCGTCAGCAGCATCGGCATATTCATACCGGAAACAAGCCCGAGTTTGAAATCCTTTGAAAGATATGCGGCACTCTGGAAAGGTGTACCACCTGCAATATCAGACAAAACGATGGTTCCTGAACCGCTGCCGTCATCGGCTTCCCTCATGACAGTTTCAAGCTTTTCACGATAGGCTTCCGGAGACTCACCCGGAATGAGAGGCACCGCCCTCACTCCGTAATCTCCGCCTGCAATCATCTGCAGGCTGGCAAGCAGACCTTCACAGAATGCGCCGTGACTGATCAAAATGATATTTACCATAGCTGTCCTCTTTCGCCTTCTATCCTACATAACCCAGAATACCGCTGTAATAGCCTGCGATACCTACCAGAAAGATTGCGATAATGATCCATACAGTATTGATTTTCTTCTTCAGCATCCACCATACAAGCAATGTGATTCCCAGCGGAATCAGACCCGGAGCAAGAGAATCCAGTACACTCTGAATTGTGGTTGTTCCTTCCCCTACCTTGATTGCGAGCGGAGTATTTACCGTGACTCTGGTTGCGGCCATGGATCCGACAACCATCAGACCTACAATACTGAAGGAGTTGATGATACGGTCAATCGTACCGTTTTTAAGAATTTTCAGCAGTGATGTTTTTCCCTGCTTATATCCGGTCATAAACATGAAGTATCCGCAGCCGAAGATTAAAATTTCAAAGATTGCAAAGGACAGGATCGGTCCTAAATAGCTTCCATCCAGCGCCATGGAGCACCCGATACCAAACAGAATCGGGAACAGGATTCCCTGCATGACCGTATCACCGATACCGGCAACCGGCCCCATCAGACCGGTACGTACAGCATTGATATCCTTCTCTGTAACGTTTTCACCATTCGCATGTGCCTCCTCCATGGAACAGGCGATACCGTTGATGATCGGTCCTACGGTGAATACTTCAGAATTGTAGAATACCATATATTTTTTCAGTTCTTTTACACGTTCTTCGTTCGTGTCATACAGCTCACGAATCGGTGTCAGCATCAGGTTGGCAGCACCCAGAGCCTGTAAACGCTCATAGTTGTAGCAGGCCTCGGTACTCGTTGTCCATAACCATGTTTTAACAAGTGTTTTCTTGGAAAGCTTTTTTGTATACTCCGGCAGTTCAGCTGCTGCAGCCTGTTCAGCCGGCTGTGAAACCTCGATTGTTTCTGTTTTTTTATTTAACGAGAGACGTTTTACCTTCTTCGTTTCCGTCTGCTTCTGTGCAGTATTGCTGTTCAGATACATAACAAGTGCAATGATTGCAGAGAAAATGGAGATTGCAGTAAGTCCCAGACCGGAATATACGGTCAGGAAGAAGCCGCCGAAGAACCACGGAACCAGCTTTTTCTTACCAAGATAGCTCAACAGCATTGCAATACCCAAGGCCGGCATGATACCGCCGACAACCTGGAGTGCACTGATGACACTTTCCGGAACGGCATTGATCAGATCGCTTGCCCAGCCGCTACCGGATACAACCAGAAGGAAGGCAGGAATTCCATACAGGACAAGTGCCATACAGAAGGAAGGCACGAAGTTCATAAAACGCACACCGCGCAGATTGCCCTTTTCCAGCAGCTTATCCGCCTGATGAATCCATGCGGCGTTGACTGTCATATATACCTGATTCAGCAACAGTCCAAACATACTGAACGGAATCGCAAAGGTTACGGCCATCGTCGGATTGGCGCCGGATAAAATCGTCATCGCCGTACCGAAGATACCTGCGACGATGGTATTACTCGGCATGGTTCCACCTGCGGAAATCCATCCCAGATAAATCAACTGAATGTTGGCCCCCGCCAGCATACCGGTCATCGGGTCCCCCATGAACAGACCAACCAGCGTACCTGTGGTCAATGGATAAACAAGACATTTCGTGACAGGGCCGAAGAACCACCACTGCCCCAGTGTAGCTAATAATGCAACTAAGATTGCTGATAACACCATAACTATTTCCTCCTGTTAGTGCTCGCCGCTTACGGAAACCAAGACCTTCCCTTTTCTTGCATAACGCAGGGTCTTTAGTTCCTCTCCCATTTCCTCCAAGGTAAGCTTTGCACTTATTATTTTCTTTGTATTGATCTGTCCGCTTTCCAGCAGGTGCACGGCACGCTCGCTGCATAACGGATTCAGAAATGACATATAAATACTGAGTTCTTTTGTATAAGCCTCAAACTGATTGAAGCTGATTGGCTGCTCTGGGTCACCGAGACCGAAAAGCAGTACCTTCGCATATTTCCCCGCAATGCGAATTGCCTGTTCCATGGTGGATTTTAAGCCGATGCATTCAATGACATAATCAATGTTTTCCTGCTTAGCGACTTCCTCGATTTCCTGATCGCTGATGGCCATGGTTGCGCCCAGCTCGAGAGCGAGTCTGCGTTTTTCCTCTTCCCGCTCAATCACAATGATTTTGGCAGCACCTGTTAATCGAATAAGCTGCAGCATCAGGGAACCGATGGCCCCCATACCATACATGGCAACCGTTTTACCGCTTTGTATCCCGATCAGATCCATACCGTGGACCGCACAGGATAACGGCTCCGTAAAGGCCGCAGCCTCCAGATCCAGTGTATCCGCTATATGATATACATTCTTTTCCGGCGGATAAACATATTCCGCAAAGCCCTTGGCTACGCCATGACGCTCCAGACAGAAGTTTGGCAGTCCCTGCTGGCACCAGATACATTTTCCGCATCCCCAGCTGGGATCACAGGCAACACGATCCCCAACCTTAAAGTATTTGCACTCAGGCCCTACCTCTGTAACGATACCGGAACACTCATGTCCCAAAATAATGGGTGGTATGACAACACTTGCGCCGTTTTTCCCCTGAAACTTATGAATATCGGTTCCGCACAGTCCGCACCAGGCAACGCGAATTTTCACTTCATCCGCTTCCGGCTTACGATCTGGAATATCACGTACTTCATATCCATAGTCGCCAATATAGAATCCTGCTTTCATATGCTATTCACCATCCATATTTTTAAACAAATGAATTTTTCGCTCTACGATTTCCGTAATAGTATCCAGACATGGTACGACATTATCACGATTGGATATATTCTCACGATGTTCTTCATAACATTCTCTGGATTTACGATTCCAGCCGACCAGCAGCTCGGTTCCAACATTGAACTTGCGGATGCCCAGATCAATGACACGTTTTACATCCTCTTCCTTAACACCGGTTCCTCCATGAATGACCAGAGGGATATCAACTGCCTTCTGCAGCTCCCTCAGGCGTTCAAAATTTATATTCGTTTTTGATTTGTACTGGCCGTGGTTCGTCCCGATTGCCACTGCCAGAGCATCAATTCCCGTCTGCTTCACAAACTCGACAGCATCCTCAGGATCCGTGTAACAGGCATCCTCCTGGCTCACGGCGATACCGTCCTCCGTTCCTCCGACAGTCCCAAGCTCTGCCTCCACACTTACATGATGGATTCTGGCGTAATCGACAACCCGCTTTGTCCCCAGAATGTTTTCCTTTAAGGGAAGGGAAGACCCGTCAAACATAACAGAGCTGTAGCCTGCGTCAATCGCCTTGCGAATCTCATCATAATCCTTAGCATGATCCAGGTGAAGAACGACATTGACTCCGTATTCCTCTGCCATAGAGCGGCAGACTGCGACAAGATTTTTGTGACCGACATAATTCGCGGTTCCGCAGCTTGTCTGAATAATAACCGGTGTTTTCTGATGAACCGCTGCTTTGATGATAGCAGGCAGCATCTCCAGGTTATGCGTATTGAACGCCCCAATCGCCATATGCAGCGACTCTGCCTCCTTCAGCACTTCCTTTAATGTTGTATACATAATTTCCTCCTTTAATAACCTGTATGCAATGGAGAATCTGGATCCTCCTTTTGTGGTAATCCTGTACATCTCAGCGTTAACTTTCTGAAATATACGAATATCATAATATCAAAATATACGTACGTTTTTGATTTACAAGCACATTATACTTGATTATATAAAAAATACAGCGCTTTCACGCTGAAAACACATTCTGAAATTTTGATAAATCGTAAAATTCATGAATGGCCATTCATGGTACAATGATAGAGAAAACACAGGGAGGTAAGCATATGTTTATACAAATTGATAAAGGTATATATGAAAAGCTGTCTGAGGCGGAAAAGGGCGTCATACAGTTCTTGAACCAGAATGAAGAAAAGATTCCATATATGAGTATTACCAATATTGCTGAGAAAACCTTCACTTCACACTCAACCGTATCCAGGGCGATTCAGAAGTGCGGTTATCAGGGAATATCCCAGCTGCGCTATGCCATTTCTCAGCAGGAGAAGATGAAGGAGCATCATGAGTCCAGCTACGGAGTCAATAATATCCTTGCGAAATCCTATCGTGAAAGCACCAAAACGATTGATAATATCAGTCCGGTCGCTATGCTGCAGACGATTGAATACATTAAGCAGGCAAAGCGCATTTTCATCTTTGCCAGAGGCTTTACAGCCCTGATTGCGGAGGAATTTCAGATGTATCTGCAGCTGCTGGGATATAATGCAATCATCGTCAAGGATGTAAAATGGATGGAGAATACCGAACGGATCGTCACAAAGGATGATGTGGCCTTTATCCTATCTCTGCGTAATTCGACACCGGAGCTTGCCAGATCAGCCAGAGCTGCCAGAATGAGAGGTGCCAGAGTGATTACCTGCTGCTGCAAATCGCCCTGTGAGCTGGAGAAGTTTTCAGATATTTTTATCTGCGGGCATTCCGAACAGATTATGAAGGCAAGCGGTATGACGGTGTATTCCAGAATCCCGCTGCTGATCATTACCAGAACAATCATTGAATACATCGGACAGTAAGTCCTTGTGATTACGTTTTGGAATAGGTTCCCGTCATTCGATGATACTCCTGCCGGAACACTGATGTAGTTTTCTGAATTGCATACGATGTTTTAAGAATTTAACTCTTTGTATATTGCCTTTATTGTACTATTATCTTCAAAATCAAAGATGCGATGATGATTGTCTGTCCGCTCGTTCTGACTTGACTTTTAAATAGCCTATGGGTTCTGACTAATAAAGAATACGAGGGGTTCTAAAAAAGCTGCAGTATTATTACAGAATATCTGCAGCTTATGATATTCATAGATTTCAAGCAGTCTTTTAAGCACCGTCTCTATTGTTGTAGCATAGCAATCTATCGGTTTTCACCGCCATGTCAGTACGTGTTCCTGCTTTCATAATTCTTTTTCCCACCACGAGATTTCAAGTGTCCTTTCAATACTGCAAATAGAAAAAATTCTCCCTTTTCAACATCAGGAGAAACTTTTTCCATTTCCGATACTCTGGTATATATCCTTGTACAGCATCCTAAAAAGACTTTGAGCCTTATGAACATATGTCAGGCTCATTATTGTATTTCCGTCGTTTATAGAAATCAGCTGTGTGATTCCTTTACTTGCCCCGTTTTCTATATAGAATCATACCGGCCGAGCAAATGCATAGGAATAAGAAGCTTCCTGTGCTTGTAGCATCTGATGTCTTAGGGCGCAGGGGAGTCGTTTTCTGGTGGCTGTCCTTATGTGTCGGATTGTTTGCCGGATGGTTTCCTGCAAAGGACGGTTGCTCGGATGAAGCACTGCACTTTTTTCATATTGCATACAGTGTTGTTTGTTTCTCCACAGGCTTTGTGAAATCATACGACTGCTTTCCCTGTGCATCCTCTGCCCAGTATGCGAATACAAACCCATCCCTTTCAGGCACAGCCGGCTTTGACGCACACTTACCTTTTCTCACGATTTCCTCATTCCATATATGAGAGGAGGCCGTATCCCTTACTGTAACCGTATAATACTCTATGTCAACGGTTTTGTCTGTACCATAAATACTGATTGTTGCCCCGGTGTTATGTATACCCTGCTCTGTTTTTTCACAAATCGTATAATCGCCATTTTTTACCGCATCAATATCTACATACGCTCCGGCATTGTCTTTTAAAATATACTGTTTGCCGCAATCCTTCCATACTGCACCATCTTTGTATGACCGAATTTTCACCTTGAAAACGGTTTTCCAATCCGCATATAGGCTCATTGCTTCGTTAACCGGCTGCTGGAAGTCATAGGCTTCCCTGTCCGTCTGCTTTGCCTTCCAGCAGGTAAAAACTGCTCCCGGCTCTTTTGGGTCCGATGGAATTTCTGCCATTGTCCCTTTCAGCACAATCTGTTCCATTTCCTTCAACAGCTGTGTCTTATTAAAAAACGAAATTGTATAATAGTCAACAGCCGCTGTCGTATCCTGCTCATCTACCTTGACAGTAATACCTGTAGCTAGATCAGAGCCTGTCATCGTTTCATACAGCTGAAAGCTACCGTTAGGCAGCCGCTCTGTCGAAGAGAATGTTCCTGTATCCCCTCTCCACGCAAAGGTTTTCCCGGAATCCTCCCATGGTTTATGATCTTTTTGAATGCTCAATGCAACGCTAAACATCCCGGTATACAGATTACAGCCATACCATACCGTATCCTTTTGAAGATAGCTTTGCAGGTATTGCTGAATTTCTACACCGTTTAATACGGTTCCTGTTTCATCACATATGCGTACCTCCCGCTGATCAGAGGCTCCTATGAATATATTCTCTCCCATAACCGGTGGCTGCGGAGGTAAGAGCAAGCGGGATAAAGACTGACAAAACCAAAAGGCATTATCATCTATAGAATCCACTGCAGGAAGAATAATGCTTTTTAATCCGGTACAGCCATAATATGCACTGCTTTCCACTGCTCTTACGTTAGGGAAACTGACCTCTTGCAAGGAGGAACAACCGAAAAAGGCTCTGCTGCCGATGCGCACGGCTGATGGAAACTGTAATTCTTCTAAAGCTATACAATCTTTAAAAGCGCTGTCCCCAATACCGTATACGTTGGGAAACTGAACTCACTATTATAGACAAGAGCACAAAAAGGATAGGTACGGTGGGGATTAACCCGTCAGATTTTCCATTCAATTTCTACCTTTTCATTTGTTGCCCGGATGACCGTTATCAGTGCGTCCACCACCTGCCTCTTGTCCTCAAAGCTGACATTCTCCCAGTCATCCAGATACCCGGAAATGCTTTCCATCTTCTCCATCGGCACAGCGTCCGCAGAGAGTTTTGCAATCTCATTGGCAATGGACTGCCGCCTTGCGTCCAGCTCCTCAATTTTGCTGTTGGCATAGGAGAGCAAAACAGGGCTTGCGCCCGTCAGCGTGTCAAGCAGCTTTTCAATCTCGCTTTCTACCTGTGCCAGTTCCAGCCGCTTTGCAGTCAGTTTCGGGGAGATTTTTGCAGCCTTGTTCCGACCTGTCAGCGTCTTAAAATCTTTCAGCTTTTTAACCATCGCCCCATAGACTACCGCTTCCAGTTCGTGCAGCTTCACGCACCCGCAGCCGGGACACGCCTTGCTGTCCGCATGGACGGTGCAGCGCAGGTAAAGAATACCGTTGGAGTGCGCTGACATGAGCGCATAGCCGCATTTCCCGCATTTGATTTTTCCCGCCATCCATGTGTTCCGGGCTTTCCTTGCGGGCTGGTAAGTGTGGCTGGCAAGCAGCTTCTTCCGGCATTTCAGCCACAGCTCCGATGGGATAAACCCCTCATGTGGAGCCAGTACCAGCGTCTGTCCTTGCAGGTGCTTGTGCTTGTCCTCTGTATTCCCCTTGCCCTGATAGTAATAGCAGCCGTTTGTCCCGGCAAAGTCGGCGGCATCATTGTAAATATCCGTTCCCTGGCTTTTGTAAAACTCGTATATGTCGAGGTCAGCCATGACATAAATCGGGTTGCGGAGAATAACGCTCAAAGTAGCCCTTGACAGCGGCCTGCCATGATAAGTACGCATACCGTCCACCGTCAGCTTCTTTGTAATGTCATGCAGCGATACCTGCGGGTCAGCGTACATCTCATACATCTGCCGGACAAAGGCCGCTTCGGTTGGCTCTATTACCAGCTTCTTTGTGCGCACCCCGTCCATCACATAAGGCTCTGTCCGAAATCCGTAGGGCGTTTTGCCGCCCATTTTGAAGCCCCGCTGACAGCGGGAGTACCATGCGTCCTGCACCCGCTTCTGTATCGTTTCCCTTTCAAGCTGGGCGAACACGATACAGATATTTAACATCGCCCGCCCCATCGGGGTGGAGGTATCAAACTTTTCCGTAGAGGACACAAACTCCACATTGTACTGCTGGAACAGCTCCATCATGTTGGCAAAGTCCAGAATGGAACGGCTGATGCGGTCGAGCTTGTAAACCACCACTTTCCGCACAAGGCCGCTTTCAATATCCCGCATAAGCTGTTGGAATTGTGGACGCTCCGTATTTTTCCCGGAATACCCTTTGTCCTTGTACTCTTTGCAGTTCCCGCCTTTCAATTCGTATTTGCAAAACTCAATCTGGCT
This region includes:
- a CDS encoding MurR/RpiR family transcriptional regulator; translated protein: MFIQIDKGIYEKLSEAEKGVIQFLNQNEEKIPYMSITNIAEKTFTSHSTVSRAIQKCGYQGISQLRYAISQQEKMKEHHESSYGVNNILAKSYRESTKTIDNISPVAMLQTIEYIKQAKRIFIFARGFTALIAEEFQMYLQLLGYNAIIVKDVKWMENTERIVTKDDVAFILSLRNSTPELARSARAARMRGARVITCCCKSPCELEKFSDIFICGHSEQIMKASGMTVYSRIPLLIITRTIIEYIGQ
- a CDS encoding ATP-binding protein; this encodes MKQTLILLAGYPGTGKSYLAELLMKQFTGFEILSPDEIKEEFWDAYGFRNEQEKEELIQKSWVEYYHRMEWKFTRGISLLSDYPFSYKQHDQLQEVCDKHHVQIITIRMIADLDVLFERQKKRDLDTSRHLGHILKKYHKGICLKCHEEADNLLDHDEFIQRCTCRGYGTFALGTTLQLDVTDFATAPYDELMIRINELLEFQ
- a CDS encoding zinc-dependent alcohol dehydrogenase family protein gives rise to the protein MKAGFYIGDYGYEVRDIPDRKPEADEVKIRVAWCGLCGTDIHKFQGKNGASVVIPPIILGHECSGIVTEVGPECKYFKVGDRVACDPSWGCGKCIWCQQGLPNFCLERHGVAKGFAEYVYPPEKNVYHIADTLDLEAAAFTEPLSCAVHGMDLIGIQSGKTVAMYGMGAIGSLMLQLIRLTGAAKIIVIEREEEKRRLALELGATMAISDQEIEEVAKQENIDYVIECIGLKSTMEQAIRIAGKYAKVLLFGLGDPEQPISFNQFEAYTKELSIYMSFLNPLCSERAVHLLESGQINTKKIISAKLTLEEMGEELKTLRYARKGKVLVSVSGEH
- a CDS encoding recombinase family protein gives rise to the protein MNNRIDAIYARQSVDKKDSISIESQIEFCKYELKGGNCKEYKDKGYSGKNTERPQFQQLMRDIESGLVRKVVVYKLDRISRSILDFANMMELFQQYNVEFVSSTEKFDTSTPMGRAMLNICIVFAQLERETIQKRVQDAWYSRCQRGFKMGGKTPYGFRTEPYVMDGVRTKKLVIEPTEAAFVRQMYEMYADPQVSLHDITKKLTVDGMRTYHGRPLSRATLSVILRNPIYVMADLDIYEFYKSQGTDIYNDAADFAGTNGCYYYQGKGNTEDKHKHLQGQTLVLAPHEGFIPSELWLKCRKKLLASHTYQPARKARNTWMAGKIKCGKCGYALMSAHSNGILYLRCTVHADSKACPGCGCVKLHELEAVVYGAMVKKLKDFKTLTGRNKAAKISPKLTAKRLELAQVESEIEKLLDTLTGASPVLLSYANSKIEELDARRQSIANEIAKLSADAVPMEKMESISGYLDDWENVSFEDKRQVVDALITVIRATNEKVEIEWKI
- a CDS encoding GntR family transcriptional regulator, coding for MGALDFSGRQQLYYQLYNLLFQDIISGKYPVGCIIPAESELMNTYHVSRATARKAMEMLANDGLVSKKRGYGTFVISAQPNTSPQRVVRYTRKNRVDQVIAVKRMINQKVMKAPKDIAECLQLSDDCDIIRIKRVRYAGEEPFYLEINYFEQSFVPEVMEHDFSKESLRVFLSNAYQIQWSFAKQKIYSILADKEMAELLHIAVGSPLLYIRRISFDKDNHPRECVCTYYRADTYHLEIELAI
- a CDS encoding PTS sugar transporter subunit IIA codes for the protein MVNIILISHGAFCEGLLASLQMIAGGDYGVRAVPLIPGESPEAYREKLETVMREADDGSGSGTIVLSDIAGGTPFQSAAYLSKDFKLGLVSGMNMPMLLTLALERSEETTLEELADKAGISSTVGVKTTVFKKGEKKQRAKLSINKNR
- a CDS encoding class II fructose-bisphosphate aldolase is translated as MYTTLKEVLKEAESLHMAIGAFNTHNLEMLPAIIKAAVHQKTPVIIQTSCGTANYVGHKNLVAVCRSMAEEYGVNVVLHLDHAKDYDEIRKAIDAGYSSVMFDGSSLPLKENILGTKRVVDYARIHHVSVEAELGTVGGTEDGIAVSQEDACYTDPEDAVEFVKQTGIDALAVAIGTNHGQYKSKTNINFERLRELQKAVDIPLVIHGGTGVKEEDVKRVIDLGIRKFNVGTELLVGWNRKSRECYEEHRENISNRDNVVPCLDTITEIVERKIHLFKNMDGE
- a CDS encoding PTS sugar transporter subunit IIB: MQNLVLTRIDDRLIHGQVMTAWIKNRKADQVVIVDDGTANDEYMIEVLEMAIPEEIAIGIFTKEEGVQFFEQGLDAPTILLVKGPEALNYLVDHGITIEEVDVGGMGARADRSVLYKNISTSPEENKAFSELLEKNVNVFIQVMPQDKPVSVKEYLK
- a CDS encoding SDR family oxidoreductase, whose translation is MNHEGMEGSVIVITGGGSGMGAAMAKDFAERGAGIAILDLDEARGSAVADSITDANGKAVYKKVDVTDKQVVLTAADEVEQELGAITSWINSAGVSKMVPFLKSSEELWDLTINVNLKATFLCCQVAIEKMLKHGGGTILNMSSLSGKKASAWQTVYCASKFGVQGLTQSIAKEFADRNIRVNSICPGIVYTEMWEKLKYEYAQKKSIDPEEVMPYFKKNIPMHRLVDLQDVINAAVFLLTDNSAYLTGQSINLTGGEWMD
- a CDS encoding PTS mannose transporter subunit IICD, which translates into the protein MVLSAILVALLATLGQWWFFGPVTKCLVYPLTTGTLVGLFMGDPMTGMLAGANIQLIYLGWISAGGTMPSNTIVAGIFGTAMTILSGANPTMAVTFAIPFSMFGLLLNQVYMTVNAAWIHQADKLLEKGNLRGVRFMNFVPSFCMALVLYGIPAFLLVVSGSGWASDLINAVPESVISALQVVGGIMPALGIAMLLSYLGKKKLVPWFFGGFFLTVYSGLGLTAISIFSAIIALVMYLNSNTAQKQTETKKVKRLSLNKKTETIEVSQPAEQAAAAELPEYTKKLSKKTLVKTWLWTTSTEACYNYERLQALGAANLMLTPIRELYDTNEERVKELKKYMVFYNSEVFTVGPIINGIACSMEEAHANGENVTEKDINAVRTGLMGPVAGIGDTVMQGILFPILFGIGCSMALDGSYLGPILSFAIFEILIFGCGYFMFMTGYKQGKTSLLKILKNGTIDRIINSFSIVGLMVVGSMAATRVTVNTPLAIKVGEGTTTIQSVLDSLAPGLIPLGITLLVWWMLKKKINTVWIIIAIFLVGIAGYYSGILGYVG